Below is a genomic region from uncultured Sunxiuqinia sp..
TGATTTGTTTGAGCTTTTAAAATTTATCAAACCCAAGAATTGGATTGCCGGAAAAGATATTGGCATCCTCTCGTACAACGAAAGTCCGGTAAAAGAGTTGCTGAGTGACGGCATCTCAACCATTTCAACCAATCACAATCAAATTGGACAGCTCGCTGCTGAAATGATTCTCAGCCAAAATTTCCGCCGAATCAAAAGTCCTTTCGATTTCATTCGTAGGAATTCCCTCTAATTCGAACTATTTTTGTCCCATAATTGGCTATAACAATTGAATCCATTATATTCAAAGCACTTTAATATTAACAACAGAAAGCATAAGTATGTCTGAAAATCTAATTCACATATTGGTTGCCGAAGATGAAGAGTTTAATTTCTTGTATCTCGTCGAATCTCTCAGTGAATTCAACATAAAACTGTATCGAGCTAAAGATGGCTTGACTGCAGTGAAAATGTGTCAGGAAAATCCGAATTTTGATCAAGTACTCATGGATATCCGAATGCCAGTAATGGACGGCTACACAGCAACGAATGAAATTAAAAAGTTTCGCCCCAAGCTGCCAATCATAGCGCAAACAGCTTATGCCATGGAATCGGACAAAAGAAGAGCTTTTGAAGAAGGTTGTGACGACTATATTTCAAAACCAATCCGAAGACAAGAGTTAATTGATATTATTTCGAAACATGCGCCTGATCGGTGTCCGCTAAAAACCGCGAAACCTAAAAATTAGGGGGTACGCGATCAAAAAAAATAAAAGCCTGATGAAAACAACGATTTTGTATTTCATCAGGCTTTATTATTAAGGATCTTGTGGCTCATTTTCGTTAAGCTCACAACAAGACTCTCATTTTATTGGCATCACGGTAATTCCAAGCATAAGGTTTATTGAAAGAAAACCAAGCCTGAAATTTCAGATTTATCACTTTATCAAGCGCACTTCATACACACCACCAACGATAGAGCCGTCTTTAGCTTCAAACTTTACCCTCATCCGTCCACCGGATTGTTCAACAATTTCTTCCGGAATGGCATAGTCTTCTCTAAAAAACTCAAAGCCTTTGCTTCCATCAAGATTAACTTCAGCAATCAGCTCACCATTCACTAAAATAGTAAAATGACGGTTGTTGTCCAGACCAAAATACATGACAAGAAGCTTCTTTGCCTCCTTCTTTTCGTCTTTTAACTGATAGCTAAACCATCCCCGCGCATCGCGCCAATGACGTCCCTGATTTACACCAACTTGGGATTTTTCGCTTTCAATAAAGTGATCGGACTCCGGTTGCTGCTCTCCCGGGAAAACCAAATCGATTGTTTGTAACGCTAATTGTTGCTGAGCCGCTTCTTCGGCAGCCAGCTCTTGTTGCATTTTCTCATATTCCTCCGCAGTTTCAACTTGCCAGTAAATCACGTAACGTGATTCATGAAGGCGGAAAAAAGGAATTAAATTCAGATCGGCATATTTTTTCGGTTCCAGATTATCAATAGTAAAAGTTAAAGCCTCTCCAGCAACAGGATGGATTTCACCAACGACTGCATCCGGCTGGCTAATAATCACCGGCATGTCTTGCAACGGATATTTCTCGCCGTGAGCGATATGTCCTCCCCGGCTATCATCGGCATATAGACCCTCCATATCGGCAGTATCTGTTTTGGCGGCCAACACAATGGGGCCATGCAAAATTGTGTAGTACGCTTCGCCATCAGGTAATTGTTCAACGTGGGTGTGCATGGGCATTTTTACTTCGACCACATCGCCTTTTTTCCAAGTCCGATTAATCGTTACATACGTTTCTGGTTGAGCCACGAAATCAAATTCCTCACCATTGATCGTAATGCTCAGTTCCCCTTCCCTCACCCAGGATGGATAACGGATATTCAAAGTAAATTCTTGCTTACTTTTAGGATTTACCGTTAACTGAGTCGTTGCTTCATCCGGAAAGTTAGTTTGCTGAATTACCTCCACTTGCTTGTCTTCCCAATTCAATTTAGAGGGAATAAAAAGGTTGACATACAAGTCATCGTCATCGTATGCGTAGATCATTTCGCCGTATTTGGTGTGGTTTTCCAAACCGGAGCCGACACAGCACCAAAAACTGGTTTCCGGTTGCGAATACACCCGATAATGTCCGGGCCGCATCGGAGTGAAATAGACAAAACCTCCATGATCCGGATTTTGAGTCGATAAAATATGGTTGTACAAAGCACGTTCGTAATAATCCATATATTCGCCTTTGGGATCAGACAGGAACAACAGCTTGGTTAGCTTTAGCATGTTGTACGTGTTGCAGGTTTCGGGTCCCTGTTCACTGGTAATCATGGTCGAAAAATCATCGCCCGGGTTGAAATGCTCCCGCACACTGTTGCCGCCAATCGACACCGAACGGTTTTTAACTACTGTTTCCCAGAAGAAACGTGCAGCTTCAGACCATGATTCATTTCCTTCCACATCAGCAATTCGTTTGTAGCCGATTACTTTAGGGATCTGGGTATTGGCATGCATTCCCGTTAAATGATCTTCATGCTCCAATAAGGGTTTCAAAACAGATTCGTGAGAAAACTGACGAGCCAGTTTCAGGTACTTCTCATCACCTGTAATCACGGCTACGTCTGCAAAAACTTCATTCAATCCACCATGTTCACTACGGAGCATATCTTGAATTTCCTCTTCATTTAAACTTGAAACCAGTTGAATTGCCCAGTCGGTTAGCTCGATCAACATTTCCTTCGCAACTTCATTCTCGCCATACCAATAGGCATCGCGCAAGCCCGTGTATATTTTATGAATATTATAAAGCGGAACCCACTTCTTATTTAAGCTGAATGAACCGGCATCTATATTACCATCAGCAATTTCTTCCCACATGGCTCGCCCTCCGGGAACTCCCCCCAGATAACCGTCTTCATGCTGATCCTGTGCGTGCTTCAGCTCACTGACCATGTAATCCATTCGTTCTTTCATTCGCTCATCACCCGTGGCTGCATACATCATTGCTAAAGCCGACAGGTAGTGACCTCCAATGTGTCCGCCGAGTCCAGTGTTTTCCCAATTCGTATAGCTTTCGGCTTGGGGGGC
It encodes:
- a CDS encoding response regulator, which produces MSENLIHILVAEDEEFNFLYLVESLSEFNIKLYRAKDGLTAVKMCQENPNFDQVLMDIRMPVMDGYTATNEIKKFRPKLPIIAQTAYAMESDKRRAFEEGCDDYISKPIRRQELIDIISKHAPDRCPLKTAKPKN
- a CDS encoding glycoside hydrolase family 127 protein, with the protein product MNMRSLLLLLLICFYPLALLAQSIQLQSFHLSDVELLDSPFKQAMYTDMQYMLEMDVDRLLAPYLREAGLAPQAESYTNWENTGLGGHIGGHYLSALAMMYAATGDERMKERMDYMVSELKHAQDQHEDGYLGGVPGGRAMWEEIADGNIDAGSFSLNKKWVPLYNIHKIYTGLRDAYWYGENEVAKEMLIELTDWAIQLVSSLNEEEIQDMLRSEHGGLNEVFADVAVITGDEKYLKLARQFSHESVLKPLLEHEDHLTGMHANTQIPKVIGYKRIADVEGNESWSEAARFFWETVVKNRSVSIGGNSVREHFNPGDDFSTMITSEQGPETCNTYNMLKLTKLLFLSDPKGEYMDYYERALYNHILSTQNPDHGGFVYFTPMRPGHYRVYSQPETSFWCCVGSGLENHTKYGEMIYAYDDDDLYVNLFIPSKLNWEDKQVEVIQQTNFPDEATTQLTVNPKSKQEFTLNIRYPSWVREGELSITINGEEFDFVAQPETYVTINRTWKKGDVVEVKMPMHTHVEQLPDGEAYYTILHGPIVLAAKTDTADMEGLYADDSRGGHIAHGEKYPLQDMPVIISQPDAVVGEIHPVAGEALTFTIDNLEPKKYADLNLIPFFRLHESRYVIYWQVETAEEYEKMQQELAAEEAAQQQLALQTIDLVFPGEQQPESDHFIESEKSQVGVNQGRHWRDARGWFSYQLKDEKKEAKKLLVMYFGLDNNRHFTILVNGELIAEVNLDGSKGFEFFREDYAIPEEIVEQSGGRMRVKFEAKDGSIVGGVYEVRLIK